In a single window of the Verrucomicrobiia bacterium genome:
- a CDS encoding dihydrofolate reductase family protein, with protein MSKLILNMTMSLDGFTAGPNIRPEEPMGDGGEELHRWMFAGGSTDENPGKFQTEFFENIGAYIMGRRTLDLGLEPWGENPPYHAPCFVLSKERHDTITKQGGTSFAFVTDGVHSAFKQAQAAAGSKDIIVMGGANAAQQFVNAGLFDELYIHVAHMLLGSGTRLFDNLTIKPTDLEKIAVTDALGATHMKFRFRKLV; from the coding sequence ATGAGCAAACTTATTCTAAACATGACCATGTCACTGGACGGCTTTACGGCCGGCCCAAATATTCGGCCCGAAGAACCTATGGGGGACGGCGGCGAGGAACTTCACCGCTGGATGTTTGCAGGCGGCAGCACGGACGAAAACCCTGGAAAGTTCCAGACTGAGTTTTTTGAAAATATCGGCGCCTACATTATGGGCAGGCGAACACTGGACCTAGGACTAGAGCCATGGGGAGAAAACCCGCCGTATCATGCCCCGTGTTTTGTATTGTCAAAAGAGCGGCACGACACCATAACAAAACAGGGCGGCACATCATTTGCTTTCGTAACTGACGGTGTCCACAGCGCATTCAAACAAGCGCAGGCGGCAGCGGGCAGCAAAGATATCATAGTCATGGGAGGCGCCAATGCGGCGCAACAGTTTGTAAATGCCGGCTTGTTTGACGAGCTGTACATCCACGTTGCACACATGCTGCTCGGGAGCGGCACCAGACTGTTCGACAACCTCACAATCAAACCAACTGACCTAGAAAAAATCGCCGTGACCGATGCGCTGGGTGCAACGCATATGAAATTTCGATTCCGCAAGCTCGTATAA
- a CDS encoding DNA methylase, translating to MPRRSRKQHHAADFDLDILSGDTDMFRWFLLCYLFGKPIQSDAAVTTWRLFITEKLDTPWAIVAASDHKLVRVLHKGGYTRYQHVTARGLQVCMERLIHDYEGSLYLMLENSLDEDEFSKRLQELYGVGPKIAEIFLHETEEIFARRVE from the coding sequence ATGCCCCGTAGGTCACGCAAGCAACACCATGCGGCAGATTTCGATCTAGATATTCTATCGGGAGACACCGATATGTTTCGATGGTTTTTGCTGTGTTATCTATTTGGGAAGCCAATTCAGTCCGACGCTGCAGTAACAACGTGGCGGCTTTTTATCACAGAAAAGTTAGATACGCCTTGGGCTATCGTGGCAGCTTCCGACCACAAACTGGTCCGAGTACTACACAAAGGTGGCTACACGCGCTACCAGCATGTGACTGCACGTGGACTGCAAGTTTGTATGGAACGATTGATACATGACTATGAGGGCTCGCTGTATCTGATGCTAGAAAACAGCCTAGACGAAGATGAGTTTTCTAAAAGACTCCAGGAGTTATATGGTGTCGGCCCAAAGATAGCAGAGATTTTCCTGCACGAGACCGAAGAGATCTTTGCCAGAAGAGTAGAATAG
- a CDS encoding PadR family transcriptional regulator, with product MINKLSSDLLRGHTDTIILKLLVGGDKYGYQITKLIYENSDGVYELKEATMYSSLKRLEHDGRIISYWGDESQGGRRKYYRITGAGREVYESNKQNWDYAKKILGKLL from the coding sequence ATGATAAATAAATTGTCATCAGACTTGCTTCGTGGCCACACGGACACGATCATCCTCAAATTACTGGTGGGTGGCGATAAGTACGGGTACCAAATAACCAAGCTTATTTACGAAAACTCGGACGGCGTGTACGAGCTAAAAGAAGCCACCATGTATTCCAGCCTCAAACGCCTGGAGCACGATGGCCGCATCATTTCGTATTGGGGCGACGAAAGTCAGGGTGGACGGCGCAAGTACTACCGGATCACTGGGGCTGGTCGTGAAGTATATGAAAGTAATAAACAGAACTGGGATTATGCCAAGAAAATCCTGGGCAAATTATTGTAA
- a CDS encoding pentapeptide repeat-containing protein: protein MEKKLQQFLDNAFAPYGDFPARADVTKELLANLVEKHKDLKSQGMSDEAAYQATIDSFGDASEIMEHLPHSENRHADEPEDESNIHKSLKKALKRAKAGMGLSKFGGVSLNQADLSDSDLANNDFSYSSLTEANFDKSRLSGSAFRAADLKSASFHGADLSGATFAATDLQDTNFTGANLTKTKITAANLKDATFDDATLASTTFRHSDLSNLSFADQTLTDVIFSSSSLKKTSFKNATLHNVSFHHSDVKHTIFDGAKMDKVTYALLKGAKANLENVTVQ from the coding sequence ATGGAAAAGAAACTACAGCAATTTTTAGACAACGCATTTGCACCCTACGGTGACTTCCCTGCGCGGGCCGATGTCACCAAAGAGCTTCTGGCCAACCTTGTAGAAAAGCACAAGGACCTGAAGAGCCAGGGCATGAGCGACGAAGCCGCTTACCAGGCGACCATCGATTCGTTCGGTGATGCTTCTGAAATCATGGAGCATCTGCCACATAGCGAAAATAGGCATGCCGATGAGCCGGAAGACGAATCGAACATACATAAGTCATTGAAGAAAGCACTCAAACGCGCAAAAGCAGGCATGGGCCTGTCCAAGTTTGGCGGGGTAAGCCTGAACCAGGCAGACCTGAGCGACTCTGATTTGGCCAACAACGACTTCAGCTACAGTTCACTGACAGAGGCAAACTTCGACAAGTCAAGACTGAGCGGGTCGGCTTTCCGGGCGGCAGATCTCAAGAGTGCATCGTTCCACGGTGCAGATTTGTCTGGGGCTACCTTTGCTGCGACCGATTTGCAAGATACGAACTTTACAGGCGCAAACCTCACCAAAACAAAGATCACGGCTGCTAATCTCAAAGACGCCACTTTTGATGACGCTACCCTGGCAAGCACAACCTTCCGCCACTCAGACCTAAGTAACCTTTCATTTGCCGACCAGACCCTTACTGATGTTATTTTCAGCAGCAGTTCACTCAAGAAAACATCATTCAAAAACGCGACACTGCACAACGTATCGTTCCACCACTCTGACGTAAAGCACACCATATTCGACGGAGCAAAAATGGACAAAGTTACCTACGCACTGCTCAAAGGCGCCAAAGCCAATCTAGAGAACGTTACTGTTCAGTAA
- a CDS encoding Type 1 glutamine amidotransferase-like domain-containing protein, translated as MKLVLCSEGFHTNNTVQACVELCGKPQDKISFAIINEAYAVVGGDKRWVLDNLNDVAKNFPAEIDIINLLALSLDEVEARIMQKDALFVVGGSSDYLVKVFQQTGFSKLLPTLLESKVYVGSSAGSMALGRRVPDEVRRRIFGEDEHFEVDEYLNIVDVALIPHLDSPHFPNDRIEVLDEVVRPLDFPVYALRDDCALIVDGTTQKFIGSDPYKIHATSA; from the coding sequence ATGAAACTAGTCCTATGTTCGGAAGGCTTCCATACCAATAACACGGTACAGGCGTGCGTGGAATTATGCGGCAAGCCCCAAGACAAGATATCTTTTGCCATTATCAACGAAGCATACGCGGTTGTAGGGGGCGATAAACGGTGGGTGCTAGATAACCTTAACGACGTTGCCAAAAACTTTCCTGCAGAGATAGATATTATCAACCTTCTAGCCCTCTCGTTGGACGAGGTAGAAGCCAGAATTATGCAAAAAGACGCCCTGTTTGTGGTTGGCGGCAGCTCGGACTATCTGGTAAAAGTCTTCCAGCAAACAGGCTTTTCTAAGCTGTTGCCCACACTACTCGAATCAAAAGTATACGTAGGCAGCAGCGCCGGATCGATGGCGCTAGGCAGACGCGTGCCGGATGAAGTGCGACGCCGAATATTTGGCGAAGACGAGCACTTTGAAGTAGATGAATACCTGAACATAGTCGACGTAGCTCTGATACCCCATCTGGACTCTCCACATTTTCCTAACGACAGGATCGAAGTACTGGATGAAGTGGTCAGGCCCCTGGACTTCCCTGTCTACGCCCTCCGTGACGACTGCGCTCTGATTGTTGATGGCACCACACAGAAATTCATCGGCAGTGATCCATATAAAATACATGCTACTTCTGCTTAG
- a CDS encoding YggT family protein, with protein sequence MVGTILYAIGGIIEALIGLRIVLRLLGANPASGFVNMVYDWSTPFVTPFSGIFGQDATVVSNTGVVTQSVFDWTAVIALIMIALIVAVLGRLFVHPRGAAA encoded by the coding sequence ATGGTCGGAACAATACTCTACGCAATAGGTGGCATAATAGAAGCCCTCATTGGACTACGGATTGTCTTGCGCCTGCTTGGTGCCAACCCGGCCAGTGGGTTTGTGAACATGGTATATGACTGGAGCACCCCTTTTGTCACGCCCTTTTCTGGCATCTTTGGTCAGGACGCTACGGTTGTTTCGAATACGGGCGTTGTTACACAGAGCGTGTTTGACTGGACCGCTGTGATTGCCCTGATAATGATTGCGCTCATAGTGGCCGTCCTGGGCAGACTATTTGTGCACCCCCGTGGCGCAGCCGCATAA
- a CDS encoding histidine phosphatase family protein → MKLYVARHGQTNYNDLGLCNADPSVDVHLTKDGIGQVEGLSERLKHIDIDQIFVSELKRTKQTAEILNKYHDAPVATDARLNDNRTGYEGLDYRKYLAALDSAENKWSVRLNDGESLEDVRVRIRSFLDSLKSKDFDAVLIVTSMFIVQAIYGVVHDLSYQEAWDLQVDKASCIELEL, encoded by the coding sequence ATGAAGTTATACGTTGCACGACATGGCCAGACAAATTACAACGACCTGGGGTTGTGCAATGCAGACCCTTCGGTTGACGTACACCTTACCAAAGACGGTATCGGACAGGTAGAGGGCCTTTCAGAGCGCCTGAAGCACATAGACATAGACCAGATTTTTGTGTCTGAACTTAAGCGAACCAAACAAACGGCGGAGATACTAAACAAATATCATGACGCTCCCGTCGCAACAGACGCCAGGCTGAACGATAATCGGACAGGGTATGAGGGTCTAGACTATCGCAAGTATCTTGCCGCTCTAGACAGCGCAGAAAATAAATGGTCTGTGCGCCTCAATGACGGCGAGTCACTAGAGGACGTAAGAGTAAGAATCCGAAGTTTTCTGGACAGTCTGAAGTCCAAAGACTTCGACGCTGTCCTGATTGTTACCTCCATGTTCATTGTGCAGGCTATCTACGGCGTCGTGCACGATCTTTCGTACCAAGAGGCGTGGGATCTTCAGGTAGACAAAGCAAGCTGTATCGAGCTAGAGCTATAG
- a CDS encoding DUF1801 domain-containing protein, protein MSEPKTKVNDGDVKQFINSVDGQKKRDDSFKLLQIFSKVTGEEPKMWGTSIIGFGQYHYKSERSKQEGDWPLTGFSPRKQNLTLYIMHGFDDYADLLQGLGKHKTSKGCLYINKLEDIDQGILEDLIKRSFLAMKESTSK, encoded by the coding sequence ATGAGTGAACCAAAAACGAAAGTTAACGACGGCGACGTGAAACAGTTCATCAACTCGGTTGATGGCCAAAAGAAACGGGACGACAGCTTTAAGCTGCTTCAGATATTTTCGAAGGTAACCGGGGAAGAACCCAAAATGTGGGGAACGAGCATCATCGGCTTTGGCCAATACCACTACAAGTCCGAAAGAAGCAAACAAGAAGGCGACTGGCCGCTGACCGGCTTTTCGCCCAGAAAACAAAATTTGACGCTATACATCATGCACGGGTTCGACGACTACGCAGACTTGCTGCAAGGCCTGGGAAAGCACAAAACAAGCAAGGGCTGTTTATATATCAACAAGCTAGAGGATATAGACCAGGGTATCCTGGAAGACCTTATCAAAAGATCCTTCCTAGCTATGAAGGAAAGCACATCTAAATAA
- a CDS encoding DUF2975 domain-containing protein: protein MKHKKGLPMKNGSTLFLRAAILGAALVVVLLSAWAVTDVFSHWPEQSPELARWQYPIIFVITASASTFCVAVRQIWKLLNLIDKNKAFTKASVKAMKNVKYCGLLISALFASWMPLAFHAAQNEDAPGMILIFGAIFVGIPFVVAIFAGVAQRLFQNAIDIKSENDLTV from the coding sequence ATGAAACACAAGAAAGGTCTACCCATGAAAAATGGATCAACGTTGTTCTTGCGCGCTGCTATCTTAGGTGCGGCGCTTGTAGTAGTGCTTTTATCTGCCTGGGCAGTGACAGATGTATTCAGCCACTGGCCAGAACAATCCCCAGAGCTTGCACGCTGGCAGTATCCGATCATCTTCGTCATCACCGCCAGCGCTAGTACATTTTGTGTAGCCGTCCGCCAGATATGGAAACTCCTAAACCTCATAGATAAAAACAAGGCTTTTACTAAGGCATCAGTAAAAGCGATGAAAAACGTAAAATACTGCGGTCTGTTGATCAGTGCCCTGTTTGCAAGCTGGATGCCACTGGCCTTTCACGCTGCCCAAAACGAGGATGCGCCAGGAATGATACTGATATTCGGAGCGATCTTTGTTGGTATCCCATTTGTAGTTGCGATCTTTGCAGGAGTTGCCCAACGACTGTTCCAGAATGCTATTGATATAAAGTCAGAAAACGATTTAACGGTCTAG
- a CDS encoding helix-turn-helix transcriptional regulator, producing the protein MAIVINIDVMLARRKMSVTELSEKVGITMANLSILKNGKAKAVRLSTLEAICKALGCQPGDILEYKNHEA; encoded by the coding sequence ATGGCAATAGTAATCAACATAGACGTCATGCTGGCCAGGCGCAAAATGAGCGTTACCGAGCTATCAGAGAAAGTTGGCATAACCATGGCCAATCTTTCTATCCTGAAAAACGGCAAAGCAAAAGCCGTCCGGCTATCTACCCTAGAGGCAATCTGCAAGGCCCTGGGGTGTCAGCCCGGAGACATTCTAGAGTACAAAAATCATGAAGCGTAG
- a CDS encoding DUF4173 domain-containing protein, with protein sequence MKRRAPLIAAVSFLLGLVFDWLFYGRVPGISVALYASLILGLTFYFAERFKKPLDLAIAWLTPVVAFFSLMVFVRANALLTVINIFIVMYLLLVVARLAYLPDQGLRQYTISRYLGLMFSLPRNFMSEAWRFLLGLAASRTASKPKSAAAPIIRGLLLSVPILALFMILLSSADLVFKQYIGSLFNPSVSAETIFRWGLIGFVTSLFAGAYALIFMPTDKPQIPTPAKKSPGLGAMESSIILGSVSTLFLVFVVVQLAYLFGGSDHIASTGYTYAEYARKGFFELIAVAAISFALILTIKRATALRTKSQNLTFKWLSSVLAAEVTVIMLSAHMRLGLYEETYGFTTLRLLSHLFVVWLAAAFGLLVFHIIRSNSNNHFAFQLFISILCFFALINIVNPDAFIARQNINRFNDTGKLDLRYLSTLSEDALPTTSQLLNNQNKDVQNSTANILYRQQRSADRQANDWQSANAARWRADKIFRDNAAQIEAGKVYIKYPDLDGTQE encoded by the coding sequence ATGAAGCGTAGAGCCCCGCTCATCGCAGCCGTATCGTTCCTATTGGGATTAGTGTTTGACTGGCTATTTTATGGCAGGGTGCCGGGTATCTCTGTCGCTCTATACGCTTCTTTAATCCTTGGCCTTACCTTTTACTTTGCCGAGCGATTCAAGAAACCGCTCGACTTGGCCATAGCCTGGCTGACGCCAGTTGTGGCATTCTTTTCGCTGATGGTTTTTGTGCGAGCAAATGCCCTCCTGACGGTTATAAACATTTTTATCGTGATGTATCTGTTGCTCGTGGTGGCGCGCTTGGCGTACTTACCCGACCAAGGGTTACGGCAGTATACTATTTCCCGCTACCTGGGCCTGATGTTTAGCCTGCCCAGGAATTTCATGAGCGAAGCTTGGCGATTTTTGCTCGGGCTGGCCGCCAGCCGCACCGCCTCTAAGCCAAAATCTGCAGCTGCGCCTATTATCAGAGGACTTCTTTTAAGTGTGCCGATTTTAGCCTTGTTTATGATTCTTTTGTCCTCGGCCGACCTAGTGTTTAAGCAATACATTGGCTCGCTGTTTAACCCTAGCGTTTCTGCCGAAACAATTTTCCGGTGGGGGCTGATTGGCTTTGTAACAAGTTTGTTTGCTGGCGCTTATGCGCTGATATTCATGCCGACTGACAAACCACAGATTCCCACGCCCGCCAAGAAAAGCCCCGGTCTGGGCGCTATGGAATCGTCAATTATTCTGGGGTCTGTTAGCACGTTGTTCTTGGTGTTTGTGGTGGTGCAGTTGGCATATCTTTTTGGCGGTTCGGACCATATAGCCTCTACCGGTTACACATACGCGGAGTACGCACGCAAGGGGTTCTTTGAGCTGATTGCAGTAGCGGCGATTTCGTTTGCCCTTATCCTAACCATCAAAAGGGCCACTGCGCTGCGGACTAAGTCGCAGAACCTCACATTTAAGTGGCTTAGCAGCGTGCTTGCGGCAGAGGTAACGGTGATTATGCTGTCTGCTCATATGCGACTTGGTCTGTACGAGGAAACCTATGGGTTTACTACACTTCGTTTGTTGAGCCATCTCTTCGTCGTGTGGCTGGCAGCTGCTTTCGGCCTGCTAGTTTTTCATATCATACGCAGTAACAGCAACAACCATTTTGCGTTCCAGCTATTCATAAGCATATTGTGCTTTTTTGCGCTGATAAATATTGTTAATCCTGATGCTTTTATCGCCAGGCAAAATATTAACCGCTTTAACGACACAGGCAAACTGGACCTGCGCTACCTGAGCACATTGTCAGAAGATGCCCTACCCACTACTTCGCAGCTGCTTAATAACCAAAATAAAGACGTGCAAAATAGTACTGCAAACATTCTATATCGGCAGCAGCGCTCTGCTGACAGACAGGCAAATGACTGGCAGTCTGCGAACGCAGCAAGATGGCGGGCAGATAAAATATTTCGTGACAATGCTGCTCAAATTGAGGCCGGAAAGGTATATATCAAATACCCGGATCTAGACGGGACTCAAGAATAG
- a CDS encoding aminoglycoside phosphotransferase family protein: MPPQNTPKELRAKEESIISGLLPTVSGGDIVLNDEGWDNRAYIVNNGEYVFKFPRSDEIRGRQSKEIAAIRTLENIKSDLAFPKITWEGKDHSYFAYTGVKGRNLGVAIESLDPQTLGRLGTQIGTFLKQLHAKKLDEAVSVSVDDEIKFYQKKYRFSLEIIVRRFSVSEQEKIKHFAMVELPNTMKKLGSESRLCHGDLGTYNMIIDADSNLGVIDFGDTNYYDQSKDFIGLDNPMLMDAALSAYGDTTLLRDKIAIRRKANRAFDLPYYISKNDPVGLEQGLKIVRQELL; this comes from the coding sequence ATGCCTCCACAAAATACACCTAAAGAGCTGCGTGCAAAAGAAGAGTCCATAATCTCCGGTCTCTTACCCACTGTTTCAGGGGGCGATATTGTATTGAATGATGAGGGCTGGGATAACAGGGCCTACATTGTTAATAATGGCGAATACGTTTTTAAGTTTCCTCGCTCCGATGAAATACGCGGCAGACAATCCAAGGAGATCGCGGCTATTAGGACATTGGAGAACATAAAGTCCGACCTCGCCTTTCCTAAGATTACATGGGAAGGCAAAGATCATTCGTATTTTGCCTACACTGGCGTCAAGGGGCGGAACTTGGGCGTCGCTATCGAATCGCTGGACCCTCAGACTTTAGGCAGGCTTGGTACCCAGATTGGTACTTTCCTAAAACAGTTACACGCAAAAAAGCTTGACGAGGCAGTGAGCGTGTCTGTTGATGACGAGATAAAGTTCTATCAGAAAAAATACCGATTCTCGCTAGAGATTATTGTAAGAAGGTTTAGCGTTTCGGAGCAAGAAAAGATCAAGCATTTTGCCATGGTAGAGCTGCCAAACACCATGAAGAAACTTGGCTCCGAAAGCCGTCTTTGTCATGGTGATCTCGGTACATACAACATGATTATCGACGCTGACAGTAATTTAGGAGTTATTGACTTCGGAGACACAAATTACTATGACCAATCTAAGGATTTCATCGGTCTGGACAACCCCATGCTTATGGATGCTGCGCTCAGTGCCTACGGCGACACTACGCTGCTTCGTGACAAGATAGCTATACGTCGCAAAGCTAACAGAGCATTTGACCTGCCGTACTACATATCTAAAAATGATCCAGTAGGCTTAGAGCAAGGTTTAAAAATAGTGCGGCAAGAACTTCTTTAG
- a CDS encoding putative toxin-antitoxin system toxin component, PIN family, whose protein sequence is MKKKPRVVVDTNVLISALVFGGKPRLVIDLLSEGAFDAVVSVEILTELKRKILSKFPAFAKELKQLEKLLERDARTVKLGSIQVTICRDPDDNIFLETAVLGNCQYIVSGDKDLLVLESYKGIKVLKPAEFLELISKQP, encoded by the coding sequence GTGAAAAAAAAGCCTAGAGTCGTTGTTGATACTAACGTCCTGATATCGGCTCTGGTATTTGGTGGTAAGCCACGCCTGGTCATTGACCTGTTGTCTGAGGGTGCGTTTGATGCCGTTGTTTCGGTAGAGATACTTACTGAGCTGAAGCGTAAGATACTGTCCAAGTTCCCGGCTTTTGCAAAAGAGCTAAAACAGCTAGAAAAGCTGCTAGAGCGAGACGCGCGAACGGTTAAGCTGGGGAGTATTCAGGTTACCATCTGTCGCGATCCCGACGACAATATATTTCTAGAAACGGCAGTTTTAGGCAATTGTCAGTATATTGTCAGCGGCGATAAAGACTTGCTCGTGCTGGAGTCTTACAAAGGCATCAAGGTACTCAAGCCAGCGGAATTCTTGGAACTCATTTCGAAGCAGCCCTAG
- a CDS encoding IS110 family transposase, with product MYLGFDISKAHADYALITRAGKKVLFGRRPNNTLAIAKVLDLVRADHPHVQVIVESTGIYQQYVLAACQQRSVPCRLLNPIQTKQFTRATIRKAKTDTKDAYHIALLGLQGAGYLTHPADEALAKARVYLRLASRLRDTATKLELMRQYMEESLATLDTKQLNESRQHLIGTLTHYRAQAAKLLEHIPSVQLIQSIPGIGAILSMGIVAEIGDLNRFDSAKQLVAYAGLDPKIMQSGPSQRTGKLTKRGSPFLRRDLYMASTVAQRFDPELKAAFQHQRDRGKSYTVATVSTARKLTHRIYAVLKRQTPYVATQQRE from the coding sequence ATGTATTTAGGCTTCGATATTAGCAAAGCGCACGCAGACTATGCGCTCATTACACGTGCCGGGAAAAAGGTGTTGTTTGGGCGCCGCCCAAACAACACCTTGGCCATTGCTAAAGTTTTAGACTTGGTACGAGCAGACCATCCGCACGTTCAAGTTATTGTGGAGTCTACCGGCATCTACCAACAATATGTGCTAGCCGCCTGCCAACAGCGAAGCGTACCCTGCAGGCTCCTCAATCCCATTCAGACCAAGCAATTCACCCGGGCTACCATTCGCAAAGCAAAAACCGATACCAAGGACGCCTACCACATTGCCTTGCTCGGCCTGCAAGGTGCTGGCTACCTCACCCACCCAGCTGACGAAGCCCTCGCCAAAGCTCGGGTTTACTTGCGGCTTGCTAGTCGCCTACGGGATACCGCCACCAAGCTCGAGCTTATGCGGCAGTACATGGAAGAGAGCCTTGCGACTCTCGACACCAAGCAGCTCAACGAATCCAGGCAACACCTCATTGGCACCCTGACCCACTACCGTGCTCAAGCAGCAAAGCTGCTTGAGCACATCCCATCCGTCCAGCTCATTCAGAGTATCCCAGGCATTGGCGCCATTCTGTCCATGGGCATTGTTGCTGAAATTGGAGATCTTAACCGTTTTGATTCAGCCAAGCAGCTCGTGGCTTACGCCGGGCTAGATCCCAAAATTATGCAGAGTGGCCCAAGCCAACGGACGGGCAAGCTCACCAAACGAGGTTCGCCATTTCTCCGCCGTGATCTCTATATGGCCAGTACCGTAGCTCAACGGTTTGATCCAGAGCTGAAAGCAGCCTTCCAGCACCAGCGAGACAGAGGCAAAAGCTATACCGTTGCCACGGTTAGCACCGCCCGGAAACTCACCCACCGTATCTACGCAGTCTTAAAAAGACAGACTCCCTATGTTGCTACGCAACAACGGGAGTAG